One part of the Enterococcus sp. DIV1094 genome encodes these proteins:
- a CDS encoding DUF1538 family protein, protein MSFLITFFDGIGQVGYEVILAVAPIVLLFVLMNFLSFKMRKKRFLDIMKGFLITTIGLILFLHGVNVAYVPVGQHLGGAIAALTNNQILIPLGFVMGFLVGFAEPAIHVMVKQVEELSEGRIHAKVMLAVISIGIGLAVGLSMWRLLAGFSLYYFLVPGYGLAFVLGAKVDKIFLSMAFDNGGVATGPMCSTFILSMSVAIATQIDGRDPIIDGFGVVAMIALTPILSTLVLGFIYKQKDKKDQKNKEKLQKLEEQQ, encoded by the coding sequence GTGAGCTTTTTGATTACTTTTTTTGATGGTATCGGTCAAGTCGGATATGAGGTCATTCTCGCTGTGGCACCGATCGTCCTGCTCTTTGTGCTGATGAATTTTCTTTCGTTCAAAATGAGAAAGAAACGCTTTTTAGATATCATGAAAGGTTTTTTGATCACAACGATAGGATTGATTTTATTTTTACATGGGGTAAATGTTGCCTATGTTCCTGTAGGGCAGCATCTTGGCGGAGCAATTGCTGCGTTAACGAATAATCAGATCCTCATTCCTTTAGGTTTTGTGATGGGCTTTTTAGTTGGCTTTGCAGAGCCGGCGATCCATGTCATGGTAAAGCAAGTGGAGGAATTGAGTGAAGGAAGGATTCATGCAAAAGTGATGTTAGCAGTGATCTCAATAGGGATCGGTCTGGCAGTTGGCTTATCTATGTGGCGCCTATTAGCTGGTTTTTCTCTCTACTATTTCTTGGTTCCTGGTTATGGCTTAGCTTTTGTCTTGGGGGCAAAAGTGGATAAAATTTTCCTCTCCATGGCTTTTGATAACGGAGGAGTTGCCACAGGGCCGATGTGTTCGACCTTCATTTTGTCCATGAGTGTGGCGATCGCGACACAAATCGACGGGCGAGATCCAATCATTGATGGCTTCGGCGTTGTCGCAATGATTGCTTTGACTCCGATATTATCAACCTTAGTTTTAGGCTTCATCTATAAGCAAAAAGATAAAAAAGATCAAAAAAACAAAGAAAAATTACAGAAATTGGAGGAACAACAATGA